One region of Camelina sativa cultivar DH55 chromosome 6, Cs, whole genome shotgun sequence genomic DNA includes:
- the LOC104790265 gene encoding glycine-rich RNA-binding protein RZ1A-like isoform X1, protein MSEDPEYRCFIGGLAWSTSDRGLRDAFEKYGHLVEAKVVLDKFSGRSRGFGFITFDEKKAMDEAITAMNGMDLDGRTITVDKAQPHQGGSGRDHDGDRSRDRGYDRDRSRPSGGRGGGDCFKCGKPGHFARECPSESSRDGGGRYSSKDDRYSAKDDRYGAKDDRYGAKEDRYSSKDDRYSSKDDRYSAKDDRYGAKDDRYGGKEDRYSSKDDRYSSKDDRYGSRDGGGSRYGPDRSGERSGGRSRDGGSRGGPGGEKHSRAPYDRPRGGGY, encoded by the exons ATGTCGGAAGATCCGGAGTACCGTTGCTTCATTGGTGGGCTTGCCTGGTCAACATCTGATCGTGGCCTCAGAGATGCTTTTGAGAAGTACGGTCACCTCGTTGAGGCCAAG GTGGTTCTGGACAAGTTCTCTGGTCGCTCACGTGGTTTTGGGTTCATCACTTTTGATGAGAAAAAAGCTATGGATGAAGCTATTACAGCAATGAATGGAATGGATTTAGATGGGCGAACTATAACTGTTGATAAAGCCCAGCCACATCAGGGTGGGTCAGGCAGAGATCATGATGGAGACCGCAGTCGTGATCGTGGATATGACCGTGATCGTAGCCGTCCCTCTGGTGGACGAGGTGGTGGAGATTGCTTTAAATGTGGCAAGCCTGGACATTTTGCCAGGGAGTGTCCTTCTGAAAGTAGTAGAGATGGTGGGGGAAGGTATAGCTCAAAGGACGATAGGTACAGTGCAAAGGATGATAGGTATGGTGCGAAAGATGATAGGTACGGTGCAAAGGAGGATAGGTACAGCTCAAAGGATGATAGGTACAGCTCAAAGGATGATAG GTACAGTGCAAAGGATGATAGGTATGGTGCGAAAGATGATAGGTACGGTGGAAAGGAGGATAGGTACAGCTCAAAGGATGATAGGTACAGCTCAAAGGATGATAGGTATGGTAGTAGGGATGGTGGAGGTAGTCGCTATGGACCTGACCGCAGTGGAGAGCGTTCTGGAGGACGTAGCAGGGATGGTGGCAGCCGTGGAGGTCCAGGAGGTGAGAAGCACAGTCGTGCTCCATATGACCGCCCCAGAGGTGGTGGCTACTAG
- the LOC104790265 gene encoding glycine-rich RNA-binding protein RZ1A-like isoform X2 — MSEDPEYRCFIGGLAWSTSDRGLRDAFEKYGHLVEAKVVLDKFSGRSRGFGFITFDEKKAMDEAITAMNGMDLDGRTITVDKAQPHQGGSGRDHDGDRSRDRGYDRDRSRPSGGRGGGDCFKCGKPGHFARECPSESSRDGGGRYSSKDDRYSAKDDRYGAKDDRYGAKEDRYSAKDDRYGAKDDRYGGKEDRYSSKDDRYSSKDDRYGSRDGGGSRYGPDRSGERSGGRSRDGGSRGGPGGEKHSRAPYDRPRGGGY; from the exons ATGTCGGAAGATCCGGAGTACCGTTGCTTCATTGGTGGGCTTGCCTGGTCAACATCTGATCGTGGCCTCAGAGATGCTTTTGAGAAGTACGGTCACCTCGTTGAGGCCAAG GTGGTTCTGGACAAGTTCTCTGGTCGCTCACGTGGTTTTGGGTTCATCACTTTTGATGAGAAAAAAGCTATGGATGAAGCTATTACAGCAATGAATGGAATGGATTTAGATGGGCGAACTATAACTGTTGATAAAGCCCAGCCACATCAGGGTGGGTCAGGCAGAGATCATGATGGAGACCGCAGTCGTGATCGTGGATATGACCGTGATCGTAGCCGTCCCTCTGGTGGACGAGGTGGTGGAGATTGCTTTAAATGTGGCAAGCCTGGACATTTTGCCAGGGAGTGTCCTTCTGAAAGTAGTAGAGATGGTGGGGGAAGGTATAGCTCAAAGGACGATAGGTACAGTGCAAAGGATGATAGGTATGGTGCGAAAGATGATAGGTACGGTGCAAAGGAGGATAG GTACAGTGCAAAGGATGATAGGTATGGTGCGAAAGATGATAGGTACGGTGGAAAGGAGGATAGGTACAGCTCAAAGGATGATAGGTACAGCTCAAAGGATGATAGGTATGGTAGTAGGGATGGTGGAGGTAGTCGCTATGGACCTGACCGCAGTGGAGAGCGTTCTGGAGGACGTAGCAGGGATGGTGGCAGCCGTGGAGGTCCAGGAGGTGAGAAGCACAGTCGTGCTCCATATGACCGCCCCAGAGGTGGTGGCTACTAG
- the LOC104790268 gene encoding tRNA (guanine(10)-N2)-methyltransferase homolog: MWFLCVFYHRLLDFRKPEVEALAELFGEEIAENESLQWRLPEHHHNDTPFHFVQLSSEEIARNIAKRSILVKGMYELWGEGTCYEELKESILSYPDSRKLQFLTSDSTFRISVETFGKALTFEEQKDRIQSLTYIPFEGRVNLKNPDHNFFLMEMIESEENNGLQPILQRRIFFGREVGFADRKLLPTFQLKSRTYLGPTAMDAEMAFLMANQAKATSGKLVYDPFVGTGSILVSAAQFGAMTMGADIDIRVVRDGRGPDCNVWSNFKQYGLPMPVALLRMDNNLPPWRSGLKEIFDAIICDPPYGVRAGGRKSGGRKILRGTVDPYTVPDDKRTDHIPSTGAYSLVECVHDLLHLAARMLVMKGRLVFFFPVLRDETGGEVKFPEHPCFKLVAVSEQILSSRYSRVLLTMVKVEPYSEEIKEAARLMHLEFRENHLKWLEDGNIHSSVFKPIDSSQIHTDPKAFKDPKPKYRGKYV, from the exons ATGTGGTTTCTCTGTGTCTTCTATCACAGACTACTAGACTTCAGAAAGCCAGAAGTAGAAGCTTTAGCTGAACTCTTCGGAGAAGAGATTGCAGAGAATGAGTCACTCCAATGGCGATTACCTGAACATCACCATAACGATACTCCATTCCACTTTGTTCAGCTTTCATCTGAAGAAATCGCTCGTAACATCGCTAAGAGAAGCATATTGGTGAAAGGAATGTATGAGCTTTGGGGTGAAGGAACTTGCTATGAAGAGCTTAAAGAATCGATTCTTAGCTACCCTGATTCTCGAAAGCTTCAGTTTCTGACTTCTGATTCAACCTTTAGGATCTCTGTTGAAACTTTTGGAAAGGCTCTAACTTTTGAAGAGCAGAAGGATCGAATCCAGTCACTTACTTATATCCCATTTGAG GGTCGAGTTAACTTGAAGAATCCAGATCACAACTTTTTTCTAATGGAGATGATTGAATCTGAAGAGAACAATGGACTTCAACCTATTCTACAGAGAAGGATCTTTTTTGGGAGGGAGGTTGGTTTTGCTGATAGGAAGCTTTTACCAACATTTCAGTTGAAATCTCGTACTTACCTTGGCCCAACTGCTATGGATGCTGAGATGGCTTTCTTAATGGCTAATCAAGCGAAAGCTACATCGGGGAAACTTGTGTATGATCCTTTCGTTGGTACTGGGAGCATTCTTGTCTCTGCTGCACAGTTTGGCGCAATGACTATG GGTGCAGATATTGATATCAGAGTAGTGCGTGATGGACGTGGTCCAGACTGTAATGTTTGGAGCAATTTCAAACAG TATGGATTACCTATGCCAGTTGCTCTACTTAGAATGGATAACAATCTTCCTCCTTGGCGGTCCGGGCTAAAAGAG ATCTTCGATGCAATTATCTGTGATCCACCTTACGGGGTTCGAGCTGGTGGACGTAAATCTGGTGGCCGGAAAATCCTAAGAGGAACAGTGGATCCTTACACTGTCCCTGATGATAAAAGGACAGATCACATTCCATCCACTGGTGCATATAGTCTAGTTGAGTGTGTTCATGATCTGCTTCACCTTGCTGCAAGAATGCTGGTAATGAAAGGCAGgcttgtctttttcttcccgGTTTTGAGAGATGAGACTGGTGGAGAGGTTAAGTTCCCTGAGCACCCATGTTTCAAGCTAGTTGCGGTCTCTGAACAGATCCTGAGCTCGCGGTACAGTCGGGTTCTATTAACTATGGTGAAAGTAGAGCCTTATAGTGAAGAGATCAAAGAAGCTGCTCGTTTAATGCATTTAGAGTTTAGAGAGAATCATCTTAAGTGGTTAGAGGATGGTAATATTCATTCCTCTGTGTTTAAACCCATTGATTCTTCTCAGATTCACACTGATCCCAAAGCCTTTAAAGATCCAAAACCTAAGTATAGAGGAAAGTATGTGTAA
- the LOC104790267 gene encoding eukaryotic translation initiation factor 4B1-like, producing MSKPWGGIGIGAWADEAERADEEQAAEAASATADTQSFPSLREAAAATATNAKSRKMKKMSLSEFGGYTAPGGRNSVGLTHQEILQLPTGPRQRSEDEMQPGRLGGGFSSYGGGRSSGGGSGRMGRDRDDSDGSWGGGGRRPYGGGFDDDRRGNQSRVSDFPQPSRADEVDDWGKAKKPLPSFDQGRQGRYGGGFGGGGGDGGLSGRADGVDNWGAGKKQAAPVRSSTFGSSFGDSGRESDRWSRGEVVGGGVQEERRRLVLEPRKVVVDSGASETPPVVEKTSKPNPFGAARPREEILAEKGLDWKKIDSDIEAKKGSSQTSRPTSAHSSRPSSAQSNRSESSGLNNVVKPRPKVNPFGDAKPREVLLEEQGKDWRKMDMELEHRRVGRPETDEEKMLKEEIEELRKKLEKESIAPEIKDSEKEPGXGFGGGGGDGGLSGRADGVDNWGAGKKQAAPVRSSTFGSSFGDSGRESDRWSRGEVVGGGVQEERRRLVLEPRKVVVDSGASETPPVVEKTSKPNPFGAARPREEILAEKGLDWKKIDSDIEAKKGSSQTSRPTSAHSSRPSSAQSNRSESSGLNNVVKPRPKVNPFGDAKPREVLLEEQGKDWRKMDMELEHRRVGRPETDEEKMLKEEIEELRKKLEKESIAPEIKDSEKEPGSNNNQNDLPEILRGKEKDLEILTRELDDKVRFRQKPIERPGSGAGRTGTYSERSHSRAGSIDETKSFESTERPRSRGAVDAWVRPVDDQRRNFQGSKEPGFFSNRSSSREGW from the exons ATGTCGAAACCTTGGGGTGGGATTGGAATTGGGGCTTGGGCTGATGAAGCAGAGCGCGCCGATGAAGAACAAGCGGCGGAAGCTGCTTCTGCAACGGCGGATACACAGAGTTTTCCTAGCCTGAGAGAAGCTGCTGCGGCGACTGCGACTAATGCTAAGTctaggaagatgaagaaaatgagTTTATCTGAGTTCGGTGGTTACACAGCACCTGGAGGTAGGAACTCTGTTGGATTGACTCACCAAGAGATTCTTCAATTACCCACTGGTCCGAGGCAACGCTCTGAGGATGAAATGCAACCTGGTCGTTTAGGTGGTGGGTTCTCTTCTTATGGTGGTGGTCGTTCTAGTGGTGGAGGTTCTGGGAGAATGGGGAGAGATCGTGATGATTCTGATGGCTCTTGGGGTGGTGGTGGAAGGAGACCTTACGGTGGTGGATTTGATGATGATAGGAGAGGGAATCAGTCTAGGGTTTCGGATTTTCCTCAACCTTCTAGGGCTGATGAGGTTGATGATTGGGGGAAAGCCAAGAAACCGCTTCCTTCTTTTGATCAAGGACGACAAGGTCGTTACGGTGGTGGTTTCGGAGGCGGCGGAGGAGATGGTGGGTTATCTGGAAGAGCTGATGGTGTTGATAATTGGGGTGCAGGGAAAAAGCAAGCAGCACCGGTTAGATCATCTACATTTGGGTCGAGTTTTGGTGATTCAGGCCGTGAATCTGACCGTTGGTCCAGAGGAGAAGTAGTCGGAGGTGGTGTTCAGGAGGAACGTCGTCGTTTGGTTCTGGAACCACGAAAGGTTGTTGTTGACTCAGGAGCGAGTGAGACTCCACCTGTTGTTGAGAAGACGAGTAAGCCTAACCCGTTTGGCGCTGCTAGACCGAGGGAAGAGATTTTGGCCGAGAAAGGTTTGGACTGGAAGAAGATTGACTCTGATATTGAGGCTAAGAAAGGAAGTTCTCAAACGAGTAGGCCTACGAGCGCCCATTCGAGCAGGCCTTCTAGTGCTCAGTCTAACAGGTCTGAGAGTTCAGGGTTGAATAATGTGGTGAAACCGAGACCAAAGGTCAATCCTTTTGGTGATGCTAAGCCTCGAGAAGTGTTGTTGGAGGAACAAGGGAAGGATTGGCGTAAAATGGATATGGAACTTGAGCATCGCAGAGTTGGCAG GCCTGAAACAGATGAAGAGAAGATGTTGaaggaagagattgaagagCTAAGGAAAAAACTCGAGAAGGAATCCATTGCTCCAGAGATCAAGGATTCTGAAAAAGAACCCGGCANTGGTTTCGGAGGCGGCGGAGGAGATGGTGGGTTATCTGGAAGAGCTGATGGTGTTGATAATTGGGGTGCAGGGAAAAAGCAAGCAGCACCGGTTAGATCATCTACATTTGGGTCGAGTTTTGGTGATTCAGGCCGTGAATCTGACCGTTGGTCCAGAGGAGAAGTAGTCGGAGGTGGTGTTCAGGAGGAACGTCGTCGTTTGGTTCTGGAACCACGAAAGGTTGTTGTTGACTCAGGAGCGAGTGAGACTCCACCTGTTGTTGAGAAGACGAGTAAGCCTAACCCGTTTGGGGCTGCTAGACCGAGGGAAGAGATTTTGGCCGAGAAAGGTTTGGACTGGAAGAAGATTGACTCTGATATTGAGGCTAAGAAAGGAAGTTCTCAAACGAGTAGGCCTACGAGCGCCCATTCGAGCAGGCCTTCTAGTGCTCAGTCTAACAGGTCTGAGAGTTCAGGGTTGAATAATGTGGTGAAACCGAGACCAAAGGTCAATCCTTTTGGTGATGCTAAGCCTCGAGAAGTGTTGTTGGAGGAACAAGGGAAGGATTGGCGTAAAATGGATATGGAACTTGAGCATCGCAGAGTTGGCAG GCCTGAAACAGATGAAGAGAAGATGTTGaaggaagagattgaagagCTAAGGAAAAAACTCGAGAAGGAATCCATTGCTCCAGAGATCAAGGATTCTGAAAAAGAACCCGGcagtaataataatcaaaatgatTTACCGGAAATATTACGCGGGAAAGAGAAAGATCTTGAAATACTAACCCGTGAGTTGGACGACAAAGTCAGGTTCAGACAGAAACCAATTGAGAGGCCCGGGTCTGGTGCAGGTAGAACAGGAACATATTCAGAAAGATCACATTCCCGGGCTGGATCAATTGATGAAACTAAGAGTTTTGAATCCACTGAGAGACCCAGATCACGTGGTGCCGTTGATGCCTGGGTTAGACCCGTCGATGATCAGCGCAGAAACTTCCAAGGAAGCAAAGAGCCCGGTTTCTTCAGCAACAG GTCGTCCTCTAGGGAaggttggtaa
- the LOC104793913 gene encoding F-box protein At2g15640-like, whose translation MNSSSSPTSINDLVMEILSRLPSKSVARFRCVSKLWASMLTSPYFKELFLTRSSAKPRLFFAIVENSVWSFFSLPQLENPYEQSTLVTAAEYHVKFSDPDDLQIYYDDDNRRFSCGYASGLFYIHGRRSQGRRLVCNPITGRYAILPCLYTFRNAYSFFGFDPIDRQYKALSMAYPFGHDRHKTLTIGDGDMKWRKAPKCSLRHEIDQSEGICINGVLYYLGDTTDCSNDDHVITSPRMIVCFDLRSEKITFINVKRFGQLINYRGKLALIYWGGXXXXXXDDYAINELHMWVLDDSDKHEWSKYAYTLTDNKLFCRHVRIAGATTCGEIVFAVHKYTPKQPFYVFYFNPERNTLRRVEVIGLGEAVNYNCTVLTFVNHIEDLDVNDLNLLK comes from the exons ATgaattcttcatcatctcccaCATCGATTAATGATCTCGTCATGGAGATCTTATCGAGATTGCCTTCGAAGTCAGTCGCGAGGTTTCGTTGCGTGTCGAAGCTATGGGCATCAATGCTTACTAGTCCATATTTTAAGGAGTTGTTCCTGACTAGATCCTCGGCTAAGCCGCGTCTCTTTTTCGCCATAGTAGAAAACAGTGTGTGGAGCTTCTTCTCATTGCCTCAGCTTGAGAATCCATATGAGCAATCGACTCTTGTAACAGCTGCCGAGTATCATGTGAAGTTCTCTGATCCAGACGATCTACAAATCTATTATGATGATGACAACAGACGTTTTTCATGTGGCTACGCTTCTGGCTTGTTCTATATCCATGGTCGTCGAAGTCAGGGTAGACGTCTGGTTTGTAACCCCATCACAGGACGGTATGCGATTTTACCTTGTCTTTATACTTTCAGAAATGCGTATAGCTTTTTTGGGTTTGACCCGATTGATAGGCAATACAAGGCATTGTCGATGGCTTATCCATTTGGTCATGATCGTCATAAAACTCTTACAATTGGAGATGGAGATATGAAGTGGAGAAAGGCGCCAAAATGTTCCTTGCGACATGAGATTGATCAGAGTGAAGGAatatgcatcaatggggttttgtattactTAGGTGACACGACTGATTGTTCTAATGATGATCATGTTATAACGTCTCCAAGGatgatagtttgctttgatcTTAGGTCAGAGAAAATCACCTTTATTAACGTAAAAAGGTTTGGTCAATTGATAAACTACAGGGGTAAATTAGCTTTGATTTATTGGGGGGGGNNNNNNNNNNNNNNNN gggatgaTTATGCCATTAATGAGTTGCATATGTGGGTTCTAGATGATAGTGATAAACATGAATGGTCCAAATATGCCTACACTTTGActgataataaattattttgccGTCACGTTCGCATCGCTGGAGCAACCACTTGTGGTGAAATCGTGTTTGCAGTGCACAAGTACACACCTAAACAaccgttttatgttttctacttcaatCCCGAAAGGAACACTCTACGACGTGTTGAAGTTATAGGTTTGGGTGAAGCGGTTAACTATAATTGTACCGTTCTTACCTTCGTAAACCACATAGAGGATCTTGATGTTAATGATTTAAATCTACTCAAGTGA